Below is a genomic region from Syntrophorhabdaceae bacterium.
AGGATGAGCAGGTAATTACCACCCTTGAGAAGAGGATGAAGTGTGGTATAGGCATTTGTGGAAGATGTAATATAGGCTCTAAATATGTATGTAAAGATGGTCCTGTATTCTCCCTTGATGAACTAAAATTATTACCACCTGAATTGTAATTTATAGCCAACAAAAAAACATAACGAAATAATATGCCTAAATAAAAGCCCTGTGCAAAGAAGCATAGGGCTTTTTAGATATATAGAATAATTAAATTGTTCCCCCCTTTTTTTCATCATAAAAATCGTTTGTAAACCCATCTTCACCTGCATCTATATATTCACAATCACTTTAACCATCACCTTAAACCTTGAACATAGAATATTGAACAATTCATCCATTTTCAAAGTACTCTTTCACATTTATGTTAGGAAATTATTGAATAATGATGCTTAGTGTTTTATAATACTAATGATTTTTAAATCTATTGGAGGAATGGATGAAGGTTGATGTTAAAGATATTGATAATGTTACCAAAAAAATTGAGGTTACATTTTCTCAAGATGATATTAAGGAGATAGAAGATAAAGTATATGATGATTTAAAAAAACAGGCAAAGATAAAAGGTTTTAGACCTGGAAAAATCCCAAAAAATATAATCACTGCATATTATAAGGATTACATAGATGAAGAAGTAAAAAAGAGGCTGGTCAATTCCACCATGTATGATGCCCTTATTGAGTCAAAGATTAAACCATTGGGTGAGCCTATACTAAGTTTTATAGAAGATAATGGGTTAAATGGTTATATCCTTGAATGCGAGATTGTTCCAGACATAGAGCTTCCTGAATATAAAGGCATAGAGGTAGAGGCAGAACCTATAAATGTCAGTGAAGAAGAGATAAAAAAAAGGTTGGATAGCATAAGACTTCTTCATGCAGAGATGAGGATGAGGGGTGAAGAAGAAGCAGCGCAAAAGGGTGATTTTGTTGTAATAAGCTATCAGGGATTTTTGAATGACAAGCCATTAAAATCGATTAAAGCAGATGCATATCCTATTGAGCTTGGTTCTTCATCGGTCATGCCTGAATTTGAGAATGAGATATACGGTTTAAAGATGAACGATGACAAAGAGTTTAGTATAGACTTTCCTGATGACTACCCTGATAAGGATATATGTAGTAAGAAGGTTTTGTTTAAAATCCATGTCAAAGAGATTAGACAGAAGATATTGTCTGAACTTGATGATGATTTTGCAAAGGATATGGGTTTTGACGATCTTGAAAAGATGAAAGAAAACATAAAGGAAGAACTCATAAAAGAGAAGGAAAGGGCAAGGAATAAAGTCATATATCAAAAGATAATAGACAAGATGCTTGAGGGTATTGACATACCTATTCCAAAGAGATATCTTGAAGGCAAAGTGGAGTCCATGCTTGAGGATGCAAAAACAAGATATCCTTCAGAAGGCATTGGAGAAGATATAAAAGAAAATCTTGAGAGCACCTTGAGGAAAGATTTTGAGGAAAAGGCTCAGGCGAAGATAAAAACCGATATTCTACTTGTAAAGATAGCTGAGAAGGAAAACATTAGTGTCGATGACAATGAAGTGGAAGATAGGATCATG
It encodes:
- the tig gene encoding trigger factor; its protein translation is MKVDVKDIDNVTKKIEVTFSQDDIKEIEDKVYDDLKKQAKIKGFRPGKIPKNIITAYYKDYIDEEVKKRLVNSTMYDALIESKIKPLGEPILSFIEDNGLNGYILECEIVPDIELPEYKGIEVEAEPINVSEEEIKKRLDSIRLLHAEMRMRGEEEAAQKGDFVVISYQGFLNDKPLKSIKADAYPIELGSSSVMPEFENEIYGLKMNDDKEFSIDFPDDYPDKDICSKKVLFKIHVKEIRQKILSELDDDFAKDMGFDDLEKMKENIKEELIKEKERARNKVIYQKIIDKMLEGIDIPIPKRYLEGKVESMLEDAKTRYPSEGIGEDIKENLESTLRKDFEEKAQAKIKTDILLVKIAEKENISVDDNEVEDRIMRIAQDSRRPYEEVRSFYDRNNLLDRLRDVVLEEKTLNFLKDQAVLKETI